AGATGTCGTTGTCGATGCAGATAGAGTTTTGGAAGTAGCTGGCGTTGCAGATAGGTGTCAAATTGTGGGAGGAAACTTTTTTGATTCAATTCCCTCTGGTGGCGATGTTTATTTGCTATCTCGCGTTTTGCTCAATTGGGATGATACTCAAGCTATGAAAATTCTTCAGAACTGTCACAGAGTTATGACATCTGAAGATAGATTGGTAGTGGTTGATTTTATGTTACCTCAAAACCAAAAAATGTCGCCTTTTATTGGTATGGGCGGCTTAACTTTGTTCCTGCTGGGCGGTAATTTTATGCGGACAGAAGATGAATTTTATAATTTGCTTTCAGCAGGTGGATTCAAAGTATATAATACGATCGAAACCAAAGGCCCGGTAAGCGCGATCGAGGCAAAAGTTGGGGGTGTACGGGACACAGAATAGTTATTTTGCATTCTGACTCGCAGCCTCCTGCTTCTTGCCAAAATAATAAATTTGACAGCGAAGGAAGTGTTAATAGTTACTAAGACTGACGGCGCGATTTCAAAAAGAGCGTTAATAAAGCAATTAAAACTGCGATCGCTAACAGGAACGGCAAGTTAAATCGAATGCCAGATCCGCTGGCTGTATTTGACCATTCCAGAACCCACCAAGTTTCGTTGCCGATCGAAAAGGAAGGTACTTGCAGCACGAGAAAGATCGCTGGTAGCCCCAAATTAATTAGAATTAGTAACAAAAAGGTTGCCAAGCTGAGACTCAACCATTTTTTTAAATTCCAGCGCGTGCTTCTCATCGCTAAAGTTACCAGGTTTCAATTTTAAATTTTAGTAAAAAAGGAAAATAATAGTGGTTCCCTTAAATGACGACAACCCAACCAAAATTACTCCTTATCTTACCTACGCACTGATTGCCATCAACATTGTCATATTTTTGTACGAACTCAGCTTACCACCCCAAGAATTACAGAGTTTTTTCCGCACTTACGCGATCGTTCCCAGAGATTTAACAGCCAGCTTGCTGAGCCGCGAACCGAATCAGATATTACCACAATTTTTAACCCTGGTCACCTCTCAATTTCTGCATGGAGGTTTCTTACACTTAGCTGGCAATATGTTGTTTTTATGGATTTTTGGTAACAACATAGAAGAGCAACTCGGTCGTTTTAAGTATTTAATTTTTTATCTAACTTGCGGCATTTTAGCTGGTTTGGCGCAATGGTTTTTCTCTCCTCAGTCTAATATTCCAGCTTTGGGCGCTAGCGGAGCGATCGCCGGGGTATTGGGAGCATATATTCTCCGCTTTCCTCATACAAAAATTCTCACTTTAATTCCGCTTGGTTTCTTTTTTTACACAGTAAGAATTCCCGCGATTTTCTTTTTAGGTTTTTGGTTTTTGCAACAAGCTCTCTATGGAGTTGCCAGCCTCAATGCACGCAGTAATATCGGTATGGAAAGTGGCGGAGTTGCTTATTGGGCACACGCAGGCGGCTTTGTTTTCGGCGTCGTTCTCGGTCCATTACTGGGCTTGTTTCCCGCCAGGAAAAAAGAATTATAGTATTTGTAATATAATATTCTCGTCAATTTTATTAATGCAATCGCTAACTAAATTAATGAGTAATATTTAAGTTAGTACTTTTGATTTTCACCAAACGAGTTATGAAAAAAATCTTCTCACTCGCAATCCGATTTCTATGGTTAGGAATCACTCTGATCGTACTGATCGTTGCTTGCCAACAAGCGCCCCAGGCAGAGTCTTCTCCCGCTACGACAGTCAGTAACCCCATAGCGCAAACCACTAGTGCCGCATCAATTCAACTACCACCGTTACCATACGATTACGCAGCCCTAGAGCCACATATCGATGGTCAAACAATGAGGCTGCATCACGATCGCCACCATCAAACTTACGTAGATAATTTGAACAAAGCTCTAGCCAAATATCCTAATTTGCAAAATAGCACTGTCGAAGCACTATTGCGAGATTTAAACAGCGTTCCGGAAGATATCCGTACCGCAGTTCGGAACAATGGCGGCGGTCATCTCAATCACACCATGTTTTGGCAAATTATGAGTCCTCAAGGTGGTGGTGAGCCAACAGGTGCGATCGCCCAAGAAATCACCAAAACTTTCGGTAATTTTTCCCAATTTAAAGAACAATTTAACGCAGCAGGTGGCGCTCGCTTTGGTAGCGGGTGGGTGTGGTTAATTCGCAATCCAAACGGTCAACTGCAAATTACCACCACAGCCAATCAAGATAGCCCAATTATGGATGGTGCTTATCCGATTATGGGCAATGATGTATGGGAACACGCTTATTATCTCAAATACCAAAATCAACGCAATCAATATTTAAATAACTGGTGGAATGTTGTCAATTGGAATGAGGTTAATCGGCGTTTGCAAGAATCATTAAATACGAAGTAAATCAGCGGCGTTTTTCATGTTAATTCTCATAGTAATTTCCTTTCAAATATTGTAAAGACGTTATATGCAACGTCTCTACAATATTTGAAAGGAGATATCTAACGATCGGAAGTACAGCAAGCAGCAGGGACGACGTTCTAAATGATGGCAGTCGAGCTTTTAGGTACTCTCAATTTCATCGCTTTGGCAATGAGGAACCTCAGCCTACTAAAATTTGTTGTCTGATGTAGAAATTGATACACCAAACTAGGAATATTGTTGAGATTGGCAATCTGCACTAGCTAATTAAGAAACTGGAGATTTTAACTCAGGGTATGATCGTCGTATTCTCTCTAATACGATCTTCTCTAACTAGGGTTTGAGAAGACGATATCGGAAGTAACAGTAAGCTGTTGTACTCATAAGTTACTCTTTCAGTTATCAAAGAGAAAAGGGAGCGAGCAAGGCGAAAATGTTACAAAAATCTAATTTTTCCTTTTTTGATTAATTTTTCCCTACTCTGCAATAGTGCAGATTAAATCAAGAGTTCCGCGCTAGGTGAAAGGGTTGTCTCAAACAAGCAAGAATCACAATTCGACCACATTCAGAGATTGGGCGCTGCCACTCAGATGGCATCTGGTGCTGCTCCTAGCAGGGGCTTTGCTCCCCGTAGTCTTGTTTGCAGTGACGATCGTCTATAAACTGTCAACCCAGGAGCAAGCAACATCAGAGCGCCGCGCCCTTCTAGCCGCCCGCGACCTAGCAGTGACAGTAGAACGCGAGATTGCCAGCACATCTCGCATACTTCAAGCACTGGCGACATCGGAGAAACTCGACCAAGGAGATCTGAAGTCTTTTTACAATCACGCCAAGCGAATAACGCAGACGCAACCAACCTGGATGGCTGCCATCCTCCTATCACCAGACGGTCGCCAGTTGGTAAATACCAAAAAACCTTTCGGTCAGCCTTTGCCTTACGCGATCGAGCTAGAAAGCGTGCGACGGGTAGCGCGGACGCGCCAGTCAGCAGTAGGCCATCTCACCCGTGGAAAGGAGGGAAATCTCGCCTTCCCAGTCCGCGTTCCCGTGATGCGAAATGAAAAACTACTCTACGTTCTCAGTGCGATCATTACCCCGCAAGCATTGGCAAGCGTTGTCAAAGAACAGTCTCCCGTAGATGGAGAATGGACTCGTACAGTGGTTGACGATCGCGGTATCGTAGTTGCCAGAACCCGCAATCCGGAACTTTTCGTCGGAAAGTCCGGAACGCCATCTTTCCTCAAACGGATTGCAAAGACAACGGAGGGAGTTTACCGCGACACCACCCTGGAAGGACAGCGAGTATATGTCGCCTTTAGTCGGATAAGCGGTTTGGGCTGGACAGTTGCCGTCACCGTGCCGGTAACGGTCATCC
The Leptolyngbyaceae cyanobacterium DNA segment above includes these coding regions:
- a CDS encoding superoxide dismutase, giving the protein MKKIFSLAIRFLWLGITLIVLIVACQQAPQAESSPATTVSNPIAQTTSAASIQLPPLPYDYAALEPHIDGQTMRLHHDRHHQTYVDNLNKALAKYPNLQNSTVEALLRDLNSVPEDIRTAVRNNGGGHLNHTMFWQIMSPQGGGEPTGAIAQEITKTFGNFSQFKEQFNAAGGARFGSGWVWLIRNPNGQLQITTTANQDSPIMDGAYPIMGNDVWEHAYYLKYQNQRNQYLNNWWNVVNWNEVNRRLQESLNTK
- a CDS encoding rhomboid family intramembrane serine protease, whose product is MVPLNDDNPTKITPYLTYALIAINIVIFLYELSLPPQELQSFFRTYAIVPRDLTASLLSREPNQILPQFLTLVTSQFLHGGFLHLAGNMLFLWIFGNNIEEQLGRFKYLIFYLTCGILAGLAQWFFSPQSNIPALGASGAIAGVLGAYILRFPHTKILTLIPLGFFFYTVRIPAIFFLGFWFLQQALYGVASLNARSNIGMESGGVAYWAHAGGFVFGVVLGPLLGLFPARKKEL